The Candidatus Nanopelagicales bacterium nucleotide sequence CGGAGTGTCCCGTAACACCCCGGAGTGGGCGGCGACGGTGACACGGCGAGCCAACTCCGACTGCAGGACGTGGGTGATCTGAGCCAAGACGATCACCGAATCCGCCAACTTCGGCCCGTTGGCCAGATCCCCGACAAGAGACTCGTCGCACAGGCCACAGGTGGCAGCGACGACGTTTCGCACCGCAGTCGAGGCGTTCGGCCCCAGCGCCAACACTCGCGCGACCCGCTGCTCATGGGTCAAGCCGAGGTCCACACCCTGAGCGTCACCGCTGTCGCCTGCCCCTACCGCCTGTCCCCGTTCTATTGCCATGCCACAGTCGAACACGGGGGCCCGACAGTTCGGCGGTGGCGTTGGGATCGTCCGGGGGGCACGATGATGCGGCCCGTTCCCGGGTCGTCATTGCTCCTCTGACGCAGCCGATCCGGACGCGGACCCCGAATCCGACGCGGACCCCGAATCCGACCCCGACCCCGACCCCGACCTCGACTCCGTCCTCGACCCCGCGCCAGAATCCGTCCCCGCGCCAGAATCCGTCCCCGCGCCAGAATCCGTCCCCGCCTCCGGCCCCGAACCCGACCCGGCGCCCGCCGCATCCCCCCCGACCAAAGCCTCCTCGGCGACTGCAACCTCCACTCCGACCGGCGCGACCAGCACACGATCCGCCCGGCGCCCGTCCATGGCGGTCACCGTCAACCGGCACGGCCCGAAGACCACAGTGTCTCCCGGCTGCGGCAGCCGCCCCAGCCGGTGGATCAGATAACCGGCCACAGTCTCGTACGGCCCCTCGGGAAGCTCGATGCCGAACTCGTCGTCGAAGTCGTCGAGGTTGGTCAGCCCGTCGATCTCCTGAGGCTCGATCAGGGCACCTGGATGGCGCAGGGGGACCGGAGCCTCGGTGTCGTACTCGTCTCGGATGTCGCCGACCAATTCCTCGACGAGGTCCTCCATCGTGACGATGCCGTCAGTGCCGCCGTACTCGTCGACGACGATCGCCAGGTGATGCCCTGAGTCCCGCAGCTCCATCAGCGCGGGGATGACCTGCTTGCTGCTCGGGAGCCGGGCCACCTCGCGTGCCAGCGAGCCGACGTGGATGCTGCGGCCCGCAAGCGAGGGGTCCAGGATGTCACGGACATGCACGAACCCGAGCACGTCGTCGGCGGATTCGCCGATGACGGGGTAACGCGAATGTGGCTGGCTGCCCACCTCCTGCGCCGCGCGATACAGCGGTATGGCTTCGTCGAGGAAGGCGACCTCCGTGCGGGGAATCATGACCTCACGCAGTTCGCGCTCCCCGGCGGAGAACACGTCGTCGATGAGTTCGCGCTCGTCTTCGCTCAACTCGTCATGGGACAACACCATGCCCCGCAGTTCTTCCTGGGTGATGCGTTCCCGGCCGATGTCGGGGTCCGCTCCGAGCAGCCGCACCACGACATTCGTCGAGGCGGACAGCAGCCAGATGAACGGTCGCGAGATCCGGGCCAGCCAGTCCACCAGGCCGGCCGTGCGCATGGCGATGCCTTCGGCGCGCTGCAGGGCGAGGCGCTTCGGCGTGAGTTCGCCCAGAACCAGCGAGAGGTACGCGATCACGATCGTCACAAGAACGAACGCCACAGTCTCAGCCCACGCCTCGGGCACGCCCAAAGCCTCGAACCACGGGGCGATGTCCGGAGCGATCTGCGAGGCGCCGAAACCAGCGGATAGGAATCCGGCCAGCGTCACACCGACCTGCACCGCGGCCAGGAACCGGTTGGGATCACGGGCCAACCGCTTCAGCCGACCACCCTTCTTGGGATGGGCTTGCTCGAGTTGGTCGATCTGGCTCTCACGCAGGGACACCAGCGCCAGTTCGGCTGCCGCGAAGAAGCCGCCGATCAGGATGAAGACCAGAACGACGGCGAAGTTGAGCAGGATGTCGGTCATGGCTCCCGGGTTCTGACGATGATGACTCGAGCGTAGAGGACCGGTGCCGAACGGGGCTCCCAGCGCCGCCGATCGCCCCGAGCGCGGCCAAATGTCCCGAGCGCCGTCAACGCATGGGCTGAAGGCGGCGGCCTCAGGAGTACGCCCGCAGGCTGTCGATCAGCCGCGCTCCACCGGCCGGCGCAGGCCCACCCGGTCGTACACGGTGCGGACGGTGTCGGCGGCGACCTCGCGAGCGCGCACGGAACCGGCGTCCATGATCTGGTCGAGCTCCGCCGGATCGGCCAGCAACTGCGCCACCCGCTCCTGGTAGGGCTGAGCGAAGGCGACGATCTGTTCGGCGGCCGCGATCTTCAGCGGTCCGTACCCACCCCCGGCGAACTCGGCGGTCACGGTCGCGATGTCCCGGCCGGACAACGTCGCGATGATGGTGAGCAGGTTGCTCACTCCCGGCTGCGTCTCGGGGTCGTAGTTGACCTGACCCACCGAGTCGGTGACAGCGCGCTTGACCTTCTTCTCGATCACCTTCGGTTCATCCAGCAGGAACAGGCATCCGGTGGGCAGCGACTTGCTCATCTTGGCGGTCGGGTCCTGCAGATCAACCACGCGTGCGGTGTCCTTGGGGATGAAGGCCCGCGGCACGACCAGTGTCTCCCCGAACCGGCCGTTGAACCGCTGTGCCAGATCGCGGGTCAGTTCGAGATGCTGGCGCTGGTCCTCGCCGACCGGAACCTCATCGGCGCGGTACACCAGGATGTCGGCTGCCTGCAGGATGGGGTACGTGAACAGTCCGACGCTCGCAGTGTCGGTGCCTTGCCGGGCGGACTTGTCCTTGAATTGGGTCATCCGACTGGCTTCGCCGAATCCGGTCAGGCACTGCATGACCCACGCGAGTTCGGCGTGTTCGGGGACCTGACTCTGGGTGAATACCGTCGATCGCTGCGGATCGACCCCGGCGGCCAGCAGTTGCGCGTACGCGTTGCGCGTCCGGCTGCGCAGAGTGTCCGGGTCGACCGGGACGGTGATGGCGTGCAGGTCCACCACCATGTAGAAGCAGTCGTGAGTCTCCTGGAGCGCCACCCATTGCCGCAGGGCACCGAGGTAGTTGCCGAGGTGGAACGAATCGGCGGTCGGCTGGATGCCGGACAGGACACGGGGCATGGCCCACATTCTGCCCAATGGGCCTCCGGGTGCCCAACGTGGGAC carries:
- a CDS encoding hemolysin family protein gives rise to the protein MTDILLNFAVVLVFILIGGFFAAAELALVSLRESQIDQLEQAHPKKGGRLKRLARDPNRFLAAVQVGVTLAGFLSAGFGASQIAPDIAPWFEALGVPEAWAETVAFVLVTIVIAYLSLVLGELTPKRLALQRAEGIAMRTAGLVDWLARISRPFIWLLSASTNVVVRLLGADPDIGRERITQEELRGMVLSHDELSEDERELIDDVFSAGERELREVMIPRTEVAFLDEAIPLYRAAQEVGSQPHSRYPVIGESADDVLGFVHVRDILDPSLAGRSIHVGSLAREVARLPSSKQVIPALMELRDSGHHLAIVVDEYGGTDGIVTMEDLVEELVGDIRDEYDTEAPVPLRHPGALIEPQEIDGLTNLDDFDDEFGIELPEGPYETVAGYLIHRLGRLPQPGDTVVFGPCRLTVTAMDGRRADRVLVAPVGVEVAVAEEALVGGDAAGAGSGSGPEAGTDSGAGTDSGAGTDSGAGSRTESRSGSGSGSDSGSASDSGSASGSAASEEQ
- the trpS gene encoding tryptophan--tRNA ligase — protein: MPRVLSGIQPTADSFHLGNYLGALRQWVALQETHDCFYMVVDLHAITVPVDPDTLRSRTRNAYAQLLAAGVDPQRSTVFTQSQVPEHAELAWVMQCLTGFGEASRMTQFKDKSARQGTDTASVGLFTYPILQAADILVYRADEVPVGEDQRQHLELTRDLAQRFNGRFGETLVVPRAFIPKDTARVVDLQDPTAKMSKSLPTGCLFLLDEPKVIEKKVKRAVTDSVGQVNYDPETQPGVSNLLTIIATLSGRDIATVTAEFAGGGYGPLKIAAAEQIVAFAQPYQERVAQLLADPAELDQIMDAGSVRAREVAADTVRTVYDRVGLRRPVERG